In the Podospora pseudocomata strain CBS 415.72m chromosome 5, whole genome shotgun sequence genome, one interval contains:
- the ENA2 gene encoding P-type ATPase (COG:P; EggNog:ENOG503NU1M), with protein MVSRPSEDPPSSLRPYFWILNSKHRQTHLTVSSSPTPVDTHADPPPLRGLVRPNALSNMSQPADPEKASGGGHISGQSNKPLSRPAHALSHQQVAHELNADTLSGLTAAEAQSRIKEFGRNELGEGEGVQPLKIVIAQVANAMTMVLILAMAVSFGIGSHIEGAVVAFVILLNVVVGFFQEYSAEKTMDSLRSLSSPTASVIRGSEAIVVPSGELVPGDLVEVKMGDTIPADIRLIEAKNFETDEALLTGESLPVRKRVDDVFDDNTGPGDRLNVAYSSSTVTKGRAKGIVFATGTFTEIGAIASALNKKDSRVRPVKRKPNGKAGPHRYLEAYTLTLGDAVGRFLGVNVGTPLQRKLSKLAMLLFGIAVVCAIIVLGANEMRTPKEVIIYAVATGLSMIPASLVVVLTITMAAGTKRMVARNVIVRNLKALEALGAVTDICSDKTGTLTQGKMVARGAWIPGMGTYTVELTSSQPFNPTQGDIRFVQKQPHEINFGSQSEKDDESTNPKGPITKIQQLLSDSKARLHEFLTIASLANLATVFEKDGDWHARGDPTEIAIQVFASRFNRNRLDVMNGDKPEWKEVAEFPFDSDVKRMSVIMEHTTTNEHWAFTKGAVERVIGVCTRYCDSDAADGESSEVEMTDEFRQQILRNMETFASQGLRVLALAGRKLPAGAQFTEDTPREQVEQDLTFRGLIGLYDPPRAESAPAVRECHEAGISVHMLTGDHPETAKAIAIEVGILPRRMERVSADVAACMVMTASEFDALSDEAVDKLPVLPLVIARCAPSTKVRMIDALHRRGKFCAMTGDGVNDSPSLKRADVGIAMGESGSDVAKDASDIVLTDDNFASIVAAIEEGRRIFDNIQKFVLHVLAENIAQAGTLLIGLAFKDRSGLSVFPLAPVEIVWIIMVTSGLPDMGLGFERAVPDIMRRPPQSLKTGIFTLEFCVDMVVYGLWIAALCLASFVLRVYAWGDGSLGERCNEEYSEACETVFKARATTFACLTWFALFLAWELVDMRRSFFRMQPGSTKYFTQWFHDVWRNQFLFWAIVGGFVTLFPVVYIPVLNTKVFKHVGITWEWGIVFIAAGLFFAGVELWKFGKRVYFRRTAKKTTGKQWKDLDIEERVFGEYLSSGYESSESRLPDTGRD; from the exons ATGGTCTCCCGCCCGTCTGAAGACCCTCCTTCGTCCCTTCGTCCCTACTTCTGGATTCTCAACTCCAAACACAGACAGACACACCTGACGGTATCGagctcccccacccccgtcgACACCCACGCAGACCCTCCCCCCCTACGAGGTCTGGTTAGACCCAACGCGCTTTCCAACATGTCGCAACCTGCGGACCCCGAAAAAGCTTCGGGTGGCGGGCACATCTCGGGCCAGTCCAACAAGCCATTGAGTCGCCCGGCCCATGCTCTGTCTCACCAACAGGTTGCCCACGAACTCAATGCCGATACCCTCTCCGGTTTgaccgccgccgaggccCAGAGCCGCATCAAGGAGTTTGGACGCAATgagcttggtgagggtgagggcgtTCAGCCTCTCAAGATTGTCATTGCTCAAGTTGCCAATGCCATGACCATG GTGCTTATCCTGGCCATGGCTGTCAGTTTTGGAATTGGCTCCCACATTGAGGGTGCTGTCGTTGCCTTTGTCATTTTGCTCAATGTCGTTGTCGGTTTCTTCCAGGAGTACTCTGCCGAGAAGACGATGGACTCCCTCCGTTCGCTGTCCTCGCCTACCGCCTCTGTTATCCGTGGCAGTGAGGCCATCGTTGTGCCTTCTGGCGAGCTCGTTCCCGGCGATTTGGTTGAAGTCAAGATGGGTGACACCATCCCCGCCGATATTCG TTTGATCGAAGCCAAGAACTTTGAGACCGACGAAGCCCTTCTCACTGGCGAATCTCTCCCCGTTCGCAAGCGTGTCGACGACGTTTTTGACGACAACACCGGCCCCGGCGATCGCCTCAATGTTGCCTACAGCAGTTCCACCGTCACTAAGGGCCGTGCCAAGGGCATTGTGTTCGCCACAGGCACCTTCACCGAGATTGGTGCCATTGCCTCCGCCCTGAACAAGAAGGACTCGCGTGTCCGCCCCGTCAAGCGCAAGCCGAATGGCAAGGCCGGTCCCCATCGTTATCTCGAAGCCTACACGCTGACTCTCGGTGATGCCGTTGGTCGCTTCCTCGGTGTCAACGTGGGTACTCCGCTGCAGCGAAAGCTCAGCAAGCTTGCCATGCTTCTGTTTGGCATTGCCGTCGTCTGCGCCATCATTGTGCTTGGTGCCAACGAGATGCGCACCCCGAAAGAGGTCATCATCTACGCTGTGGCCACTGGTCTTTCCATGATTCCCGCCTCGTTGGTTGTCGTCCttaccatcaccatggctgCTGGCACCAAGCGCATGGTTGCGCGCAACGTCATTGTTCGTAACCTCAAGGCTCTCGAGGCTTTGGGTGCCGTCACCGATATTTGCAGTGACAAGACCGGTACCCTCACTCAAGGCAAGATGGTGGCGCGTGGCGCCTGGATCCCCGGAATGGGCACCTACACTGTCGAGCTTACCTCCAGCCAGCCTTTTAACCCCACCCAGGGCGATATTCGCTTTGTTCAGAAGCAGCCCCACGAGATCAACTTCGGCTCGCAGTCTGAAAAGGATGACGAATCGACCAACCCCAAGggccccatcaccaagatccAGCAGCTCCTCTCCGACAGCAAGGCTCGCCTTCACGAATTCCTCACCATCGCCTCGCtggccaacctcgccaccgTCTTTGAGAAGGATGGCGACTGGCACGCTCGCGGTGACCCTACCGAGATTGCCATCCAGGTGTTTGCCAGCCGCTTCAACAGAAACAGGCTCGACGTCATGAACGGTGACAAGCCcgagtggaaggaggtggcCGAGTTCCCCTTTGACAGCGATGTCAAGCGCATGAGTGTGATTATGGAGCACACCACGACGAACGAGCACTGGGCCTTCACCAAGGGTGCCGTCGAGAGAGTGATTGGTGTTTGCACCCGGTACTGCGACAGCGATGCCGCCGATGGCGAGAGCTCCGAGGTAGAAATGACCGACGAGTTCCGCCAGCAGATCCTGCGCAACATGGAAACATTTGCCTCCCAGGGTCTGCGTGTGCTGGCTCTTGCCGGAAGGAAGCTGCCTGCTGGTGCCCAGTTCACCGAGGACACCCCCCGTGAACAGGTCGAGCAGGACCTCACTTTCCGTGGCTTGATTGGTCTCTATGATCCCCCTCGTGCGGAATCTGCCCCTGCTGTGCGCGAGTGCCACGAGGCCGGCATTTCCGTGCACATGCTTACTGGTGACCACCCGGAGACGGCCAAGGCGATCGCTATTGAAGTCGGTATCCTGCCCAGGAGAATGGAGCGGGTTAGCGCCGACGTGGCCGCCTGCATGGTGATGACGGCCTCCGAGTTTGATGCTTTGAGCGACGAGGCGGTTGATAAGCTCCCCGTGCTGCCCCTGGTCATTGCTCGTTGCGCCCCCAGCACCAAGGTTCGCATGATTGATGCCTTGCACCGCCGCGGCAAGTTCTGCGCAATG actggtgatggtgtgaatgattctccctccctcaagcGCGCCGACGTTGGTATCGCCATGGGCGAGTCCGGTTCCGATGTTGCCAAGGATGCTTCCGACATTGTGCTCACTGATGACAACTTTGCCTCCATCGTTGCTGCCATTGAGGAGGGCCGCCGTATCTTTGACAATATCCAAAAGTTTGTGCTTCACGTGCTTGCTGAGAACATCGCCCAGGCCGGTaccctcctcatcggtcTCGCCTTCAAGGATCGTTCTGGCCTCTCCGTTTTCCCTCTCGCACCTGTCGAAATCGTCTGGATCATCATGGTCACCTCTGGTCTTCCCGACATGGGTCTTGGTTTTGAGCGCGCCGTTCCCGATATCATGCGCCGTCCTCCACAGAGCCTCAAGACGGGCATCTTCACCCTCGAGTTTTGCGTGGATATGGTTGTGTACGGTCTCTGGATTGCCGCTTTGTGCTTGGCTTCCTTCGTGCTCAGAGTGTACGCTTGGGGCGACGGCAGCTTGGGCGAGCGTTGCAACGAGGAGTATTCCGAGGCCTGCGAAACTGTCTTCAAGGCTCGCGCCACCACCTTTGCCTGCCTCACCTGGTTCGCCCTGTTCCTGGCTTGGGAGTTGGTCGACATGCGCCGGTCCTTCTTCCGCATGCAGCCCGGCAGCACCAAGTACTTTACCCAGTGGTTCCACGACGTCTGGAGAAACCAGTTCCTCTTCTGGGCCATCGTCGGTGGCTTCGTCACGCTCTTCCCTGTCGTGTACATTCCCGTGCTCAACACCAAAGTCTTCAAGCACGTCGGAATTACGTGGGAGTGGGGCATCGTCTTCATTGCGGCTGGTCTGTTCTTTGCTGGTGTCGAGCTGTGGAAGTTTGGCAAGCGCGTGTACTTCCGCCGCACGGCCAAGAAGACCACGGGTAAGCAGTGGAAGGATCTGGACATTGAGGAGAGAGTGTTTGGTGAATATTTGAGCAGCGGGTATGAGTCCTCGGAGAGCCGCCTTCCGGATACCGGACGGGATTGA
- a CDS encoding hypothetical protein (EggNog:ENOG503P3S6; COG:S) gives MAPRTQYDPIATQYTSYSTVPDMRLETSLVRTALGPCQPTDTILDLGGGSGLHARTAVDLGAGRVDVVDISPEMLLAGRQIEESLGRTDRRIRYIHSDVTKPLPPHLAEQKYDVVMANWVLDHAESIDDLIGMWRNIASALKPGGRFVNVRVRCLRAGYLTRGKYGVVFSDFEEIVTGGPGWRYNVSFRLDGVPVVFEATSMEATLELDHSIPESMGMGGWGVVPLEEDEVVKEDREYWADHVGEPSFVVVVGRKLGG, from the coding sequence ATGGCCCCCCGAACCCAATACGACCCCATAGCAACCCAGTACACCTCGTACAGCACCGTCCCCGACATGCGGCTCGAAACCTCCCTCGTCCGCACCGCCCTCGGCCCCTGCCAGCCCAccgacaccatcctcgacctcggAGGCGGCAGCGGCCTCCACGCCCGCACCGCCGTCGACCTCGGCGCCGGCCGCGTCGACGTCGTGGACATCTCCCCCGAAATGCTCCTCGCCGGCCGGCAAATCGAGGAGTCCCTCGGCCGGACCGACCGCCGCATCCGCTACATCCACTCCGACGTCAccaagcccctcccccctcacctcgCAGAACAGAAATACGACGTCGTCATGGCGAACTGGGTGCTGGATCACGCCGAGAGTATAGACGACCTGATCGGGATGTGGAGAAACATCGCGTCTGCGCTGAagccgggggggaggtttgtgaacgtgagggtgaggtgctTGCGGGCGGGGTATTTGACTCGAGGAAAATACGGGGTGGTGTTTAGCGACTTTGAAGAGATCGTCACCGGCGGGCCGGGGTGGAGGTATAATGTTAGTTTTCGGCTGGACGGGGTGCCGGTCGTGTTTGAGGCTACGTCTATGGAGGCGACGTTGGAGTTGGATCACAGCATACCTGAGAgcatggggatggggggttggggggttgtgccgttagaggaggatgaggtggtcAAGGAGGATAGGGAGTATTGGGCTGATCATGTCGGGGAGCCGTCgtttgtggttgtggtgggaaggAAGCTGGGGGGGTAG
- a CDS encoding hypothetical protein (EggNog:ENOG503NVEM; COG:S) encodes MALPALATILCLFSPLLLTAIASAREKRPNLTMGTPGPVTAHSGGRRLVHSHAKECDIPGTVDLSVREGDDTAYGQALYPVPAEDPNDPLQWSPIRKTLILVVCSLYSFLSNSALLGPSVYIGIFAAEFNTSFTDASNLISYANLAFGFGSLLLVPSYHKFGRRPVMLGSLILYCGGLLACSQVQTYSGLMAARVVHCFGASVCEALPVQLVNDIFFLHERGKRLGYYTVCLCFGATGPLFAGYMLNGGHSWRLFFWVEFAFGAALFILAFLVVEETLYHRKPPVGSSSPERQSLEGGEEKPTAVESTTPETGAVIPPRKTFVQSLKFWGVYEKDADFLLMIARSFTYFLVPHVLWVITTYGIYIGLGALTFNYIFPLKITAPPYNWSQLDSGLIAVASFLGYLLAIPFTPSSDQLAARLTRKNKGIREAEMRLGVMLPVMLLAPAGLIVFGFAAERDLHWVAYFAGVVMCNFCSYFYFTFTLAYAIDSYTSNISEMLIAMNLGKQAISFGMGLDLLDWVTRHGYAVMIAGVFGAILLANNLALLVFMLYGKRIRAFMSTTWLARVHRESVREVATH; translated from the exons ATGGCGCTTCCCGCCCTAGCTACCATACTCTGCCTCTTTTCCCCTCTGTTGTTGACTGCAATAGCAAGCGCGAGGGAAAAGCGACCGAACCTCACCATGGGTACTCCAGGACCAGTCACCGCCCACAGCGGCGGGCGACGTCTGGTACACAG CCACGCCAAAGAATGCGACATCCCCGGCACCGTCGACCTCTCCGTCCGCGAAGGGGACGACACAGCCTACGGACAAGCGTTGTACCCGGTCCCGGCCGAGGACCCCAATGATCCCCTCCAG TGGTCGCCCATCCGCAAAACCCTCATCCTTGTCGTCTGCTCTCTCTACTCATTTTTGAGCAACTCGGCCCTGCTGGGTCCGTCGGTGTACATTGGCATTTTCGCCGCCGAGTTCAACACATCTTTCACCGATGCCAGCAATCTTATCAGCTATGCCAACCTGGCGTTCGGGTTTGGCAGCTTGCTCCTCGTGCCGAGCTACCACAAGTTCGGCAGGAGGCCGGTGATGCTGGGCAGTCTGATTCTCTACTGCGGAGGCCTGCTTGCTTGTTCTCAAGTCCAGACCTACTCGGGCTTGATGGCTGCCAGAGTGGTGCACTGCTTTGGCGCGAGTGTCTGCGAGGCGTTGCCGGTGCAGCTAGTGAATGATATCTTCTTCCTGCAcgagagagggaagaggttgggttATTACACCG TTTGCCTTTGCTTCGGAGCCACAGGGCCCCTTTTTGCCGGATACATGCTCAACGGCGGACACTCGTGGAGGTTGTTCTTCTGGGTCGAGTTTGCATTCGGCGCTGCCCTCTTTATCCTGGCCTTTCTCGTGGTAGAGGAGACTCTGTACCACAGAAAGCCTCCGGTCGGCTCCTCGTCCCCGGAAAGGCAGAGCTTGGAGGGCGGGGAAGAAAAGCCCACCGCAGTAGAAAGCACCACGCCAGAGACCGGAGCAGTCATTCCACCCAGAAAGACGTTTGTCCAAAGCCTCAAGTTCTGGGGTGTCTACGAGAAAGACGCCGACTTCTTGCTGATGATCGCTCGGTCCTTCACCTACTTTCTAGTCCCGCACGTTCTGTGGGTCATCACCACATATG GCATCTACATTGGCCTGGGCgccctcaccttcaactACATCTTCCCCCTCAAGATCACGGCACCGCCCTACAACTGGTCCCAGCTCGACTCGGGCCTCATCGCCGTGGCGTCGTTCCTGGGCTACCTCCTGGCCATCCCGTTCACGCCGTCGTCGGACCAGCTCGCGGCCCGCCTCACGCGCAAAAACAAGGGCATCCGCGAGGCCGAGATGCGTCTGGGCGTCATGCTCCCCGTCATGCTCCTGGCCCCTGCCGGGCTCATCGTCTTTGGCTTCGCGGCCGAGAGGGACCTCCACTGGGTGGCGTACTTTGCCGGCGTCGTCATGTGCAACTTTTGCAGCTACTTCTACTTCACCTTCACGCTGGCCTACGCCATTGACAGCTACACGAGCAACATTAGCGAGATGCTCATCGCCATGAACTTGGGCAAGCAGGCCATCAGCTTCGGCATGGGGCTGGACCTGCTGGACTGGGTGACGCGGCACGGGTACGCCGTCATGATTGCCGGGGTGTTTGGGGCCATTCTGTTGGCGAACAACCTGGCGCTGCTGGTGTTTATGCTGTACGGCAAAAGGATCCGGGCGTTTATGAGCACGACCTGGCTGGCGAGGGTGCACAGGGAGAGTGTGAGGGAGGTTGCGACCCATTGA
- a CDS encoding hypothetical protein (EggNog:ENOG503P8TQ) has product MVHLLDLPDELLIQICGAFPQTDISDIKSCRLSCQRLCAASSHLLVPLVAVDCRKASLERFTKILHHPTISRGVRIVRVPIHSYRHELSDLCASFVKFVVEPALHARAAHDHHRRAALCFFRRYLDGHGDGTPLEHDDSLWLRALRLVHGEYQRLYREQEALRSEGTFVDTVASAVATMPRGTVLIYDDKPCSTLDAASLQVLVREHCRLLGLDPSAWRPIWYEMLSPTTWTDLVRDDFGWEAFAPDPAFQEPQMDFILELPGAIAMAGGQVHDMRFDLSCETPLRHLGSGVATRSHLASATQQLQAFTLISHQPLTETLSHDYASSVLARTPNLGFLRLDIASPGSHPDILVSRLWPRLQNIHLAGVQLTLPDLVAFLDGLPAYVENMRLSSVHLMQGSWADALEALRQKSYGSFTVEDPRGSEAEHVSVAFETGGNDPGDRFVKRVRVPGGLSPAEAFVRRVTDTNPCQS; this is encoded by the coding sequence ATGGTGCATCTTCTGGACTTGCCCGATGAGCTTCTCATCCAAATCTGCGGTGCTTTCCCACAGACCGACATCTCAGACATCAAGAGCTGCCGTCTGAGTTGCCAGCGACTCTGCGCCGCAAGCTCCCATCTCTTGGTGCCCCTCGTGGCCGTCGACTGCCGCAAAGCCTCGCTCGAACGCTTCACCAAGATCCtacaccaccccaccatctcccgcGGCGTTCGCATTGTTCGTGTTCCCATACATTCCTATCGCCATGAGCTGAGCGACCTCTGTGCCAGCTTTGTAAAGTTTGTGGTCGAACCAGCCCTCCACGCCCGTGCCGCCCACGACCATCATCGCAGAGCCGCCCTTTGTTTCTTCCGCCGATATCTGGACGGACACGGCGATGGTACCCCCCTGGAGCACGACGACAGTCTGTGGCTGCGGGCCCTGCGTCTCGTCCATGGGGAGTACCAAAGGCTCTATAGGGAGCAAGAAGCGCTGCGAAGCGAGGGAACCTTTGTCGACACGGTTGCCTCGGCCGTGGCCACCATGCCCCGCGGAACTGTCTTGATATACGATGACAAGCCGTGCAGCACCCTGGACGCCGCCAGCCTCCAAGTCTTGGTCCGAGAACATTGTCGCCTGCTAGGCCTTGATCCATCTGCCTGGCGCCCCATCTGGTACGAGATGTTGTCTCCTACAACCTGGACCGACTTGGTCAGAGACGACTTTGGCTGGGAGGCCTTTGCTCCGGATCCCGCCTTCCAAGAGCCGCAGATGGATTTTATACTCGAACTTCCAGGCGCCATTGCAATGGCTGGAGGCCAGGTCCATGACATGCGGTTTGATCTGTCTTGCGAGACACCTCTGCGTCACCTCGGGTCAGGTGTAGCAACTCGGTCCCATCTTGCCTCTGCGACGCAACAACTACAGGCCTTTACCCTCATCTCTCACCAGCCACTAACGGAGACGCTATCTCACGACTATGCAAGCTCGGTGCTGGCCAGAACACCCAATCTCGGTTTTCTTCGTCTCGACATCGCCTCTCCCGGTTCGCATCCTGACATCCTAGTTTCCCGGCTATGGCCTCGTCTCCAGAACATACACCTCGCCGGAGTCCAGCTTACGCTGCCGGACTTGGTGGCCTTCCTAGATGGATTACCGGCTTATGTCGAGAACATGCGTCTGAGCTCGGTTCACCTGATGCAAGGCTCGTGGGCAGACGCCTTGGAAGCCTTGCGGCAGAAATCCTACGGCTCCTTTACCGTCGAAGATCCAAGGGGGTCTGAGGCGGAACACGTGAGTGTCGCCTTCGAAACAGGTGGGAATGATCCAGGGGACCGGTTTGTGAAACGTGTGAGGGTGCCAGGTGGTCTCAGTCCAGCAGAGGCATTCGTCCGCAGGGTGACAGACACCAATCCGTGCCAGAGCTGA
- a CDS encoding hypothetical protein (EggNog:ENOG503NW77; COG:P) codes for MAEPEIVPVTKWPEWSSNPDGGDPLTQNLNAPYDKGDLAWLLVCTILCWQITPAIGFLYAGMHRRKAALTMVLQSLFCACACGIQYWIYGYSLYQSRTTNPILGDLSLAVFKNVLAQPSLANSDIPDILYAAFGFTFVSATAMILAGAMLERGRLFPSMVFLLCWTTFVYYFLAYWEWNPSGWLYNLGLYDFAGSGPVHIASGFGALAWSMMLGPRLNEHGVAPTVSDRKSKLAHYKPHSPLLMCIGTVFIWFGWFAFNGASTANLSLRSIYVVVNTNLAACGGGITWVILEYLYKKKFSLTGFCSGIIAGLVGITPAAGFVPVYVACLVGAITSVCSFYVVKYKYILSVDDGLDIFAIHGIGGVVGDILTGFFAASFVPALDGVSGASYEGGWWNRNFRQMGLQLAGATTCAAWSFFVSCLLLFVINKIPGLHIRATEEQEVRGLDLNYLEDLDFEDGLGHGCMISEGASPHSNTPPQREIVKAEGGEKKE; via the exons ATGGCCGAACCAGAGATCGTCCCCGTTACAAAGTGGCCGGAATGGTCCTCCAACCCCGACGGCGGTGACCCGCTCACCCAGAATCTCAACGCGCCCTACGACAAGGGCGACCTGGCCTGGCTGCTTGTCTGCACCATCCTGTGCTGGCAAATCACGCCCGCCATCGGCTTCCTCTATGCGGGCATGCACCGCCGCAAGGCGGCTCTGACCATGGTGCTGCAGTCCCTGTTCTGTGCCTGCGCCTGCGGCATCCAGTACTGGATCTACGGCTACAGCCTGTACCAGTCCCGAACCACCAACCCGATCCTCGGTGATCTCAGCCTGGCCGTCTTCAAAAATGTCCTTGCCCAGCCCAGCCTTGCCAACAGCGACATCCCCGACATCTTGTATGCTGCCTTTGGCTTCACCTTTGTCAGCGCCACCGCCATGATCTTGGCCGGAGCCATGCTGGAGCGCGGCCGCCTCTTTCCCAGCATGGTCTTCCTGCTCTGCTGGACGACGTTTGTGTATTACTT CCTCGCATACTGGGAGTGGAACCCTTCCGGTTGGTTGTATAATTTGGGCCTCTACGACTTTGCCGGTTCGGGCCCTGTCCACATTGCGAGCGGCTTCGGCGCCCTGGCCTGGTCCATGATGCTGGGCCCCCGTCTGAACGAGCACGGCGTCGCCCCCACCGTCAGCGACCGCAAGTCCAAGCTTGCCCACTACAAGCCCCACAGCCCGCTCCTCATGTGCATCGGCACCGTCTTCATCTGGTTCGGCTGGTTCGCCTTCAACGGCGCCAGCACCGCCAACCTGAGCCTGCGGTCCATCTACGTCGTGGTGAACACGAACCTGGCCGCGTGCGGTGGCGGCATCACGTGGGTCATTCTCGAGTACCTGTACAAGAAGAAGTTCAGCCTGACGGGCTTCTGCTCGGGCATCATCGCGGGCCTGGTCGGCATCACGCCTGCTGCCGGATTTG TTCCCGTGTACGTGGCCTGCCTCGTGGGTGCCATCACCTCGGTCTGTTCCTTTTACGTCGTCAAGTACAAGTACATCCTCTCGGTCGACGACGGCCTCGACATCTTTGCCATCCACGGCATCGGCGGTGTCGTCGGCGACATCCTCACCGGCTTCTTCGCGGCCAGCTTCGTGCCCGCCCTCGACGGCGTGTCGGGCGCCTCGTACGAAGGTGGCTGGTGGAACCGCAACTTCCGCCAGATGGGTCTCCAACTGGCCGGCGCCACCACCTGCGCCGCCTGGTCGTTCTTCGTCTCGTGCCTCTTGCTGTttgtcatcaacaagatTCCCGGTCTCCACATCCGCGCCaccgaggagcaggaggttCGCGGCCTGGACCTGAACTACCTCGAGGACCTGGACTTCGAGGACGGCCTGGGCCATGGGTGCATGATTTCCGAGGGTGCTTCCCCGCACTCCAACACGCCGCCTCAGCGGGAAATTGTCAAGGCCGAGGgcggggagaagaaggagtaG
- a CDS encoding hypothetical protein (EggNog:ENOG503P4T8; COG:S), whose product MVLINIAYTAPINRPGQHPVLTTPQVWAGLVRKVRHAQEFVPVIESCAVASEETNAAGQLVVTRHVNFGQAAPVPGSGGEGGEVEEVCTLFPPHRVDFVQDDGTRVWNHVSQGPGKDGEDLYLTYVFEARDDAVEDGSPDAAALEERFKTTAKRAVESSIETIRRLVSEGKLQSIT is encoded by the exons ATGGTGCTCATCAACATCGCATACACGGCCCCGATCAACCGGCCAGGCCAGCATCCCGTCCTCACAACCCCGCAAGTCTGGGCCGGCCTGGTGCGCAAAGTCCGCCATGCCCAAGAGTTCGTGCCCGTGATCGAGTCCTGCGCCGTAGCCTCCGAGGAGACCAACGCCGCCGGCCAGCTCGTCGTCACCCGCCATGTCAACTTTGGCCAGGCCGCCCCCGTGCCCGGgagcggaggggagggaggggaggtcgaggaggtctGCACCTTGTTCCCGCCGCACAGGGTCGACTTTGTGCAGGACGACGGCACCAGGGTGTGGAACCACGTCAGCCAGGGTCCCGGCAAGGACGGGGAGGACCTGTACCTGACCTATGTCTTCGAGGCGAGGGACGACGCGGTCGAGGACGGCTCCCCGGACGCGGCAGCTCTCGAGGAGAGGTTCAAGACG ACCGCCAAGAGGGCCGTGGAAAGTTCCATCGAGACCATCAGACGGCTGGTCAGCGAGGGGAAGCTCCAAAGTATCACCTAG